The following are from one region of the Sorghum bicolor cultivar BTx623 chromosome 2, Sorghum_bicolor_NCBIv3, whole genome shotgun sequence genome:
- the LOC8072208 gene encoding cytochrome P450 3A9 yields MASSSSSSSSCDAAGVPFTLLGALITAGPAAWPACVGGGRAFLRDYARRGTNALLWAGLLAVTWILLLRVTALLRLWALGSRIPGPRALLADPGLAAVLRDGGDITGFLSKLHGRYGPVVRLWVGPSQLLVSVIDPTLVKEVLTKAEDKLPLTGRTYNLACGKLGLFVSLFQKVKRTRDSLKMFLNEKITVGASQSSFKIIDAVLNRINTIMSKDFMDTRSFSQHMAFNIIGATLLGDAFFEWSDASAYEELLMLVAKDGCFWASYAIPPFWRPSYRRYRTLCAKLKILTESVVRKSRQNSSLNHFDQRSYLKSKGTDPNRRVLDNMMASHCLHGAIGGPLNSEEEICGNIMGLMLHGISASANLIGNILTKLVLSPELQDQLHVEIVSVCNESSKLEVDDLLRMQVLLATVCESARLLPAGPLLQRCSLKHDLKLGSGITVPAQSILVVPLHLVQMDASVWGDDADQFNPHRFLKKDVDLREIFGAPKGSNRINVFSECAKTESFLPFGSGSRECVGQKFVVLAISMLIASLLRSYEVHPHPSLSKEMDTAVDSSHLHMPNPKIILTKRRI; encoded by the exons atggcctcctcctcctcctcctcctcctcctgcgacGCCGCGGGCGTGCCGTTCACCCTCCTGGGCGCGCTCATCACCGCCGGTCCCGCCGCCTGGCCGGCCTGCGTCGGCGGCGGTCGCGCCTTCCTCCGGGACTACGCGCGGCGCGGGACCAACGCGCTGCTGTGGGCGGGTCTCCTCGCCGTCACCTGGATCCTGCTCCTCCGCGTCACCGCGCTGCTTCGCCTCTGGGCGCTCGGCTCCCGCATCCCGGGGCCCCGCGCGCTCCTCGCCGACCCCGGACTCGCCGCCGTCTTGCGCGACGGCGGCGACATCACCG GTTTTCTGTCAAAATTGCATGGGAGATATGGCCCAGTTGTTCGCCTGTGGGTAGGACCCTCTCAGCTACTTGTATCAGTTATAGATCCTACTCTAGTTAAGGAGGTGCTAACAAAGGCTGAAGATAAGTTACCATTGACTGGGAGAACATATAATTTAGCTTGTGGAAAACTTGGCTTATTTGTGTCCTTATTCCAAAAG GTCAAAAGGACAAGAGATTCTCTGAAAATGTTTCTGAATGAAAAAATTACAGTTGGTGCTAGTCAAAGCTCATTTAAAATTATCGATGCTGTCCTGAATAGAATCAACACTATTATGTCCAAGGATTTTATGGACACTAGATCTTTCTCCCAGCACATGGCATTTAATATCATTGGTGCAACCCTTTTGGGTGATGCCTTCTTCGAATGGTCTGACGCTTCTGCTTATGAGGAACTTCTTATGCTGGTCGCAAAGGATGGTTGCTTCTGGGCTTCTTATGCAATTCCACCGTTCTGGAGACCTAGTTATAGGAGGTATCGGACCCTATGTGCTAAGCTGAAGATATTAACAGAGAGCGTTGTCAGAAAATCAAGACAAAATAGTTCACTTAATCATTTTGATCAGAGATCTTATCTGAAAAGTAAAGGGACAGATCCAAATAGACGTGTTTTAGACAACATGATGGCAAGTCATTGTCTCCATGGGGCTATTGGAGGACCACTTAATTCAGAAGAGGAAATATGTGGAAACATCATGGGTTTGATGTTGCATGGTATTTCCGCTTCTGCTAACTTGATTGGTAACATTTTGACAAAGCTTGTCTTGTCCCCAGAATTGCAAGATCAG CTACATGTGGAGATTGTTTCAGTCTGTAATGAATCATCTAAACTGGAGGTTGACGATCTGCTAAGGATGCAAGTCCTACTTGCTACTGTATGTGAATCTGCTCGCCTTTTGCCTGCTGGACCTCTTCTGCAGCGATGTTCTTTGAAACATG ATTTGAAGCTTGGCTCGGGTATAACTGTGCCAGCTCAATCAATACTAGTAGTTCCTTTGCATCTCGTGCAAATGGATGCTTCTGTTTGGGGTGATGATGCTGACCAGTTCAATCCTCATCGGTTCCTTAAAAAGGATGTCGATCTTAGAG AAATATTTGGAGCACCTAAAGGATCAAATAGGATAAATGTTTTCAGTGAGTGTGCCAAGACCGAATCATTTCTTCCATTTGGTTCTGGGAGTCGAGAATGTGTTGGGCAGAAGTTTGTGGTTCTTGCAATATCGATGTTGATTGCCAGCCTGCTCCGCAGCTATGAG GTACATCCTCATCCAAGTTTGTCTAAAGAAATGGACACAGCAGTTGACAGCAGCCACCTTCATATGCCAAACCCTAAGATCATCCTCACCAAAAGAAGGATCTGA
- the LOC8073103 gene encoding peptide deformylase 1A, chloroplastic codes for MVALLRPLSAAAFLRVPAAPLTGSAVAASAVGGRRWRSVRANAGGGWLSGLLGGKGGGASTAMAVTPGTVKAGDPVLHEPAQEVAPGDVRSEKVQGIIDRMVDVMRKAPGVGLAAPQIGVPLRIIVLEDTQEYISYAPKKEIEAQDRRPFDLLIIINPKIKNTSKRTALFFEGCLSVDGYRAVVERHLDVEVSGLDRNGSAIKVQASGWQARILQHECDHLEGTLYVDRMVPRTFRIVDNLDLPLPIGCPQLGAR; via the exons ATGGTTGCGCTCCTTCGTCCActctccgccgccgccttccTCCGCGTCCCCGCCGCGCCGCTCACTGGTTCCGCAGTCGCCGCTAGTGCCGTAGGAGGCAGGCGGTGGAGAAGCGTGAGGGCGAACGCCGGCGGGGGCTGGCTATCCGGGCTGCTGGGCGGCAAGGGCGGCGGCGCGTCCACAGCGATGGCGGTGACGCCGGGGACCGTGAAGGCCGGCGACCCCGTCCTGCACGAGCCCGCGCAGGAGGTGGCGCCGGGGGACGTGCGGTCCGAGAAGGTCCAGGGCATCATCGACCGGATGGTCGACGTCATGCGCAAGGCTCCAGGCGTCGGCCTCGCCGCCCCGCAGATCGGCGTCCCGCTCAGG ATTATTGTTCTCGAGGATACGCAAGAGTACATCAGCTATGCACCCAAGAAGGAAATCGAAGCACAAGATCGCCGTCCTTTTGATCTTCTT ATTATTATCAACCCCAAGATTAAGAACACAAGTAAAAGAACTGCGCTGTTTTTTGAGGGATGTCTCAG TGTTGATGGATATAGGGCGGTCGTGGAGCGGCATCTAGACGTTGAGGTTTCAGGTCTGGACCGAAATGGGAGCGCCATTAAGGTACAGGCCTCAGGATGGCAAGCACGCATCCTCCAGCATGAATGTGATCATCTTGAAGGCACACTGTATGTTGACAGGATGGTCCCAAGAACATTCAGGATTGTTGATAACTTGGATTTGCCGCTTCCTATTGGATGTCCTCaactaggtgcaagataa
- the LOC8073104 gene encoding protease Do-like 10, mitochondrial, with product MLAAARSLRRLSTSSSSSVRALRRVLLHHPPSPPSLPPPLPPLRTLTRAFLPHLAATHGLSAASFSTSAPSRLGERVDVRGAPAIPEEEEGEETAGALVRHDTDAYAAVELALDSVVKVFTVSSSPNYFLPWQNKAQRESMGSGFVIPGRRIVTNAHVVADHTFVLVRKHGSPTKYRAEVQAVGHECDLALLTVESEEFWDGVNSLELGDIPFLQEAVAVVGYPQGGDNISVTKGVVSRVEPTQYAHGATQLMAIQIDAAINPGNSGGPAIMGDKVAGVAFQNLSGAENIGYIIPVPVIKRFISGVEESGRYSGFCTLGVSCQATENIQLRECFGMRPEMTGVLVSRINPLSDAYKILKKDDILLEFDGVPIANDGTVPFRNRERITFDHLVSMKKPEETAVLKVLRDGKEQELRVTLRPLQPLVPVHQFDKLPSYYIFAGFVFIPFTQPYLHEFGEDWYNASPRRLCERALRELPKKAGEQLVILSQVLMDDINVGYERLAELQVKKVNGVEVENLKHLCSLVEGCTEENLRFDLDDERVIVLKYQNAKLATSRVLKRHRIPSAISSDLVEDEPTNGEVETSCTS from the exons ATGCTCGCCGCCGCTCGCTCCCTCCGCCGCCTCTCCACTTCCTCTTCATCCTCCGTCCGCGCCCTTCGCCGCGTCCTCCTGCACCATCCACCATCCCCGCCCTCACTTCCGCCTCCTCTCCCGCCTCTCCGAACCCTTACGCGCGCCTTCCTCCCGCACCTCGCAGCTACCCACGGGCTCTCCGCTGCTTCCTTCTCTACCTCCGCCCCATCACGCCTAGGAGAACGTGTTGACGTGCGGGGAGCGCCGGCGATacccgaggaggaggagggggaggagacGGCGGGGGCGTTGGTGCGGCATGACACGGATGCGTACGCGGCGGTGGAGCTGGCTCTGGACTCAGTGGTGAAGGTGTTCACGGTGTCCAGCAGCCCCAACTACTTCTTGCCATGGCAGAATAAGGCGCAGCGGGAGAGCATGGGATCCG GGtttgtaattcctggaagaaggATCGTGACGAATGCGCATGTGGTAGCTGATCATACTTTTGTTCTTGTGAGGAAGCATGGTTCTCCTACTAAATACAGAGCAGAAGTCCAAGCTGTTGGTCATGAATGTGACTTGGCTCTGTTGACAGTTGAGAGTGAGGAGTTTTGGGATGGGGTGAACAGTTTGGAGCTTGGTGACATCCCCTTTTTGCAAGAAGCCGTCGCTGTGGTTGGCTACCCTCAAg GTGGAGATAATATTTCTGTCACCAAGGGGGTTGTATCTAGAGTTGAACCAACACAATATGCCCATGGTGCTACGCAGCTTATGGCTATACAGATAGACGCAGCCATAAATCCAGGTAATAGTGGAGGGCCTGCCATTATGGGTGATAAAGTAGCCGGAGTTGCTTTCCAGAATTTGTCAGGGGCGGAAAACATTGG TTATATCATACCGGTGCCCGTAATTAAGCGTTTCATTTCTGGAGTAGAAGAGAGCGGTAGATATTCTGGGTTTTGTACTCTTGGAGTATCTTGCCAGGCTACTGAAAATATTCAGTTAAGAGAGTGCTTTGGGATGCGGCCTGAAATGACTGGAGTTTTAGTTAGTAGAATAAACCCTCTATCTGATGCTTACAAGATTTTGAAGAAGGATGACATCCTTCTTGAGTTTGATGGTGTGCCTATCGCAAATGATGGCACAG TTCCATTCCGGAATAGAGAGAGAATCACCTTTGATCATCTGGTGTCCATGAAAAAACCTGAAGAAACAGCTGTTCTCAAAGTATTACGAGATGGTAAAGAGCAAGAATTGAGAGTAACACTTAGACCT CTGCAACCTTTAGTCCCAGTCCATCAATTTGATAAATTACCGAGCTACTACATATTTGCTGGTTTTGTTTTTATCCCATTTACCCAGCCTTATCTCCATGAATTTGGAGAAGACTGGTATAATGCCTCACCACGCCGATTATGTGAACGGGCACTAAGAGAGCTTCCAAAGAAGGCTGGTGAACAATTAGTTATCCTATCTCAG GTTCTAATGGATGATATCAATGTCGGTTATGAAAGGCTTGCTGAACTACAG GTAAAGAAGGTAAATGGTGTGGAGGTTGAAAACCTGAAGCACCTGTGCAGCCTCGTGGAAGGCTGCACCGAAGAAAACTTAAGGTTTGACTTGGACGATGAAAGAGTCATTGTCCTGAAGTACCAGAACGCAAAGCTTGCCACATCCCGGGTCCTCAAACGGCACAGGATACCGTCAGCCATATCGAGTGACCTTGTCGAAGATGAACCAACTAATGGCGAGGTTGAGACATCATGCACCAGCTAA
- the LOC8072209 gene encoding uncharacterized GPI-anchored protein At5g19250: MDSRISVLCSLVLASSLLHCARSDGNDAQLLKGINSYRSSLKVPALTENTNAACLAEQLAKQFKGQQCTNTTGANTVIGTEQQFPDYPKYLDHCHLNASVTEDGQVMPACVPGLVPAVVLTNYTKSQYNRFLNDTQFSGVGIANEGDWVVVVLSTSTGSGDYSPAPPGSNWAASALPFTQLVLLLIGFVILLIK; this comes from the exons ATGGATTCCAGGATCTCCGTCCTCTGCTCCCTCGTCCTCGCCTCCTCCCTCCTGCACTGCGCCAGATCCGACG GTAATGACGCTCAGCTTCTCAAGGGCATCAACAGCTACAGGTCCTCCCTCAAGGTCCCGGCGCTGACGGAGAACACGAACGCGGCGTGCCTCGCCGAGCAGCTCGCGAAGCAGTTCAAGGGGCAGCAGTGCACCAACACCACGGGCGCCAACACCGTCATCGGCACCGAGCAGCAGTTCCCGGACTACCCCAAGTACCTGGACCACTGCCACCTCAATGCGTCGGTGACCGAGGACGGCCAGGTGATGCCGGCGTGTGTGCCGGGGCTCGTCCCCGCCGTCGTCCTCACCAACTACACCAAGTCGCAGTACAACAGGTTCTTGAACGACACCCAGTTCTCCGGTGTCGGGATCGCCAATGAGGGCGACTGGGTGGTGGTTGTCCTCAGCACCAGCACGGGCTCCGGTGACTACTCGCCGGCTCCGCCGGGCTCCAATTGGGCGGCTTCGGCTCTGCCGTTCACCCAACTGGTTCTTTTGCTGATAGGATTtgtgatcttgctcatcaagtga